The following DNA comes from Luteolibacter flavescens.
TCGCCGCCGACGCCGCCGCCGGCCTCAAGGAACAATTCGGCTGCGACGCCACCGTGACCGCCGCCGCGCCGGGCCGCGTGAACCTGATCGGCGAGCACATCGACTACTGCGACGGCTTCGTGCTACCCTTCGCGATCGACCGCTACATCGTGATGGCGGCAGCGCTGAATGGCACGAATGAAGCCCGCGTCGCCACCGCCCTTGGCGGCGAACCGGCAATCCTGCCGCTGAATGTGAAGCAGGAGGTCACCGCGCCCAAGTGGGCGAACTACCTGCGCGGCGTCTTCCAGGGTTTCCAGGACCGCGGGCATCACCTGCCGGGCTTCGACGCCTACATTCTCTCCTCCGTCCCCGGCGGTGCCGGCCTCTCCTCCTCCGCCGCGCTCGAGTGCTGCGTGGCGACCCTGCTGGAGGGCATTCTCGATACCGTGCTGGATACCAAGGAGAAGGCTCTGCTTTGCCAAAAGGCGGAGCACGACTACGCGGGCGTGCCCTGCGGCATCATGGACCAGTTCGCGTCCGCCTTCGGCAAGGCGAACCGCTTGATCCTGATCGACTGCCAGACCGGCGAACCGGAGCTGGTCCCTTTCGAAAATCCCGACCTCACCGTGCTCATCGCGAACACGATGGTGCACCACGAGCTCTCCGACGGTGGCTACGCCGCCCGCCGCAAGAACACCGAGGACGGCCTCGCGATCATCGGGAAGAAGTCGTGGCGCGACGCCACCCATGCCGACGTGGAGAATAATTGGGACGCCATGGGCGACCCTGTGAACCGCCGTGCGCGCCACGTGGTCGGCGAGATCGCCCGCACCGTCGCCGCTGCCGAGGCACTGGCGAAGAACGATTTCGAAGCGCTTGGCCCGCTCATGTCCGCCAGCCACGACTCGCTGCGCGATGACTTCGAGGTGAGCTGCAAGGAACTCGACCTGATGGTGGAGATCGCCCGTGCGATCGGTCGCAATGGCGGCGTCATCGGCGCGCGCATGACCGGTGGCGGCTTCGGCGGCTCCACTGTCACCCTCTGCGAATCCAGCAAGGCCCCCGAGATCGCCGCGACCCTCGCGGAGAAATACAAGGAAGCCACCGGCATCACCGCCCAGATCTTCGCCTCCCGCCCGTCGCAAGGCGCGCATCTGCTTTGAGAGCCGAGGATAGCGCAAAGGAGCGGAGCGGGGCGTAGCAGAAGGGCTGCGCCCTTCTGGCGGGGCGAGGTCTCTCAGAAGATCGCCACTCCGGTATACATACAATGCGGGTCGCACTCGGACCTCGCCGTCTTTCCCAATGTAGCAGAACGACTGCGTCGTTCTGGCTGGGGGCGGACCGCTCCATGAGGCGACGTGGCGATTCTCCTTCACGCCTCGCCCCGCCAGAATGGCCCAGCCATTCTGCTACCTCTGAGTAGAACGACTGCGTCGTTCTGGCTGTGGACGGACCGCTCCATGAGACGACGTGGCGATCTCCCTTCACGACTCGCCCCGCCAGAATGGCACAGCCATTCTGCTACCTCCGAGTAGCAGAACGACTGCGTCGTTCTGGCTGGGGGGCGGACCGCTCTATGAGGCGACTTGGCGACTCTCCTTCACGCCTCGCCCCGCCAGAATGGCGCAGCCATTGTACTACGGAAAAGCTTGCTACGAAAAATGCCACGTATCACCCGTCCTGCGACTGATGGATCGCATAGCGGATCGCCAGCAGGCGGATGGTGACGATGATCGCCGTGGTCGTCACCAGCACCGCGCCATCCGGCCAGCGGAGGTGTGTCATGCCGAGCATCGCGAGCCCGCCGATGAGGCTCGCGGTGGCGTAGATTTCCTTCCGCAGCACCAGCGGCACGTCATTGCGCAGGACGTCGCGCAGCAGCCCGCCGAAGGTGGCGGTGATGACGCCGAGGGCGAGGCAGGACCACCATGGCAGCCCCTTGCTCTCCGCGATGCGAATGCCCGTCACCGTGAAGAGCCCGAGCCCGAGCGCATCCACGGTCGAGACCACGCGGCGGATCTTCCGCCACCAGGCCGCGCCCAGCAACGCGATCACGACCGCCCCAAGTGCCAGCAGGAAAGGCAGCGGGTCCGTCAGCATCCGCGGCGGCACATCGCCGATCAGCACGCTGCGCAGCAGTCCCCCACCCGTCCCGGTGATGAGCCCGACGACGAACATGCCGAACCAATCCATCTCCTTCTCCCGCGCCGCGATCGCGCCGGACACACAGAAGACCAAGGTGCCGAGGATTTCCCAGAGGTGAAGCACGGACCAGAGCTAGCCTGCCTCACCCCGGATGACCCGCGGAAAATCTCCGCCCGAGAGCTTGCGTTGACCGCCCCGCGCGATCACAGCACGGCCCCGCCATGTCAACCACCGACGCCCCGATCCGCAAGCCTCTGGATGGCTTCGCCGCCTCGGTGATGGTTTGCCTCTGTCTCCTCTGGGGTCTGCAGCAGGTGGCGATCAAGGCGGCCGCCCCGCAGATGAATCCGGTCCTGCAGGTCGGGCTGCGGTCCTTCCTGGCGGCCCTCCTCGTGGCGGGACTGATGCTCCTGCGACGGGAGAGCCTGTCGCTGCGGGACGGCACCCTGCGGGCCGGGATTCTGGTCGGGCTGCTTTTTGGTGGTGAATTCCTCGTGGTCGCGTGGGGACTGAATTTCACCACCGCGGGCCACATGGCCGTCTTCCTCTACACCGCTCCCATCTTCACGGCACTCGGCCTGAATTGGCGGGTGAAAAGCGAGCGCCTCAGCAAGCGCCAGTGGTGGGGTGTGGCGCTCGCCTTCATCGGCATCGTGATCGGTTACTCCGGGAGCTTCTTCGTGCCTGGCGGGCAAAATCTCCTGCTGGGCGATGCGCTGGGAATCGCGGGCGGCCTGCTGTGGGCCGCCACAACACTGGTCATCCGCGGGAGTTCTCTATCGGAAGCACCGCCGTCGAAGACCCTGCTCTACCAACTCGCCGGAGCATCCGCCCTGCTCCTGCCCGCGGCATTCCTGCGCGGGAATTTCGATGGCATCGGGTGGTCGTGGGGACTCGTGGGAAATCTCACGTTCCAGACCGTCGTCATCGCCTTCGCCAGCTATCTCTTCTGGTTCTGGCTGCTGCGAAAGTATCTCGCGACGCGGCTTTCCATCTTCTCGTTCCTCACGCCGCTCTTCGGCGTGGCATTGGGTGTGATCTTGCTGAAGGAGCCGCTCGATCCGCGATTCATCATAGGCGCGGTGCTGGTCCTGATCGGCATCAGCGTGGTGAATCGGAAGGGCTAGCTGGAGGCAGCTCCGCCTAACAGATACCCGCTGGCCAGCCTTCGGAAATCCTCGACCTGCCGGGACTGCCACTCCCCGTCCCGGCCAAGCTCTTCCGCCAGGATCGCAGCTACCGCCGGTGCGGCATCCATGCTGCCCCGCGCATCTAACAGAAGGCTGCGGCTGCGACGGGCAAGCACGTCTTCCGCCGTGCGCGCCATCTCCTCGCGCGCATGCCAGCGGACCTCGCCAGCGGTGAGTTCCAGGGACGGATGCAAGCGGGCAGTGTCCCCCATGTCATGAATGCGGGCGGCATCGCTGCCGTAGGGTCGAAGGTTGCTTTCCGCGATCTCTTCCG
Coding sequences within:
- the galK gene encoding galactokinase, which codes for MSLDLATTLTDLAADAAAGLKEQFGCDATVTAAAPGRVNLIGEHIDYCDGFVLPFAIDRYIVMAAALNGTNEARVATALGGEPAILPLNVKQEVTAPKWANYLRGVFQGFQDRGHHLPGFDAYILSSVPGGAGLSSSAALECCVATLLEGILDTVLDTKEKALLCQKAEHDYAGVPCGIMDQFASAFGKANRLILIDCQTGEPELVPFENPDLTVLIANTMVHHELSDGGYAARRKNTEDGLAIIGKKSWRDATHADVENNWDAMGDPVNRRARHVVGEIARTVAAAEALAKNDFEALGPLMSASHDSLRDDFEVSCKELDLMVEIARAIGRNGGVIGARMTGGGFGGSTVTLCESSKAPEIAATLAEKYKEATGITAQIFASRPSQGAHLL
- a CDS encoding trimeric intracellular cation channel family protein — protein: MLHLWEILGTLVFCVSGAIAAREKEMDWFGMFVVGLITGTGGGLLRSVLIGDVPPRMLTDPLPFLLALGAVVIALLGAAWWRKIRRVVSTVDALGLGLFTVTGIRIAESKGLPWWSCLALGVITATFGGLLRDVLRNDVPLVLRKEIYATASLIGGLAMLGMTHLRWPDGAVLVTTTAIIVTIRLLAIRYAIHQSQDG
- a CDS encoding DMT family transporter gives rise to the protein MSTTDAPIRKPLDGFAASVMVCLCLLWGLQQVAIKAAAPQMNPVLQVGLRSFLAALLVAGLMLLRRESLSLRDGTLRAGILVGLLFGGEFLVVAWGLNFTTAGHMAVFLYTAPIFTALGLNWRVKSERLSKRQWWGVALAFIGIVIGYSGSFFVPGGQNLLLGDALGIAGGLLWAATTLVIRGSSLSEAPPSKTLLYQLAGASALLLPAAFLRGNFDGIGWSWGLVGNLTFQTVVIAFASYLFWFWLLRKYLATRLSIFSFLTPLFGVALGVILLKEPLDPRFIIGAVLVLIGISVVNRKG